One Pectobacterium polaris DNA window includes the following coding sequences:
- a CDS encoding D-alanyl-lipoteichoic acid biosynthesis protein DltD — translation MKIKNTLCLHILMATLAVLFLSVPPLVKSIDPALTFQPLINTMEGTTKEQKEKIATISHALQGNAIFFLGASEVSTSEDEHYAVYNYFNNQLHRPVVAYGDSYVDSVTHFLLLSRFKNELNANSKVVLLLAPDSFYSDGIPPAIFANNFPASIFDLLMKDDQTRPFLVNYLQHIDKEDISHLTFGQMKVYGWHPQIIWQEVSYQFANFCELIKNDWLAMLGIVPQPAQPWPQQPTANITPDWNHELAQAHVLNQSRQQSADTLWMDKSVFADDKTPEEWDDAPIVPAQMEALRATIKLLKARNVQFVVIVDPINPWAINNSQKFQPVDSQIRSMLEENQVRYFDMYAQPYQNGWNWDRLHPTEPAWVAMDQFIAESFK, via the coding sequence ATGAAAATCAAAAATACTCTCTGCCTACATATCCTGATGGCAACCCTTGCCGTCCTGTTTCTTAGCGTTCCCCCGCTGGTGAAGAGCATTGATCCGGCGCTAACGTTCCAGCCACTGATTAACACAATGGAAGGCACGACAAAGGAACAAAAGGAAAAGATAGCCACCATTTCCCATGCGTTACAGGGGAATGCGATTTTCTTTCTCGGAGCTTCTGAGGTCTCGACCTCTGAGGACGAACATTACGCGGTATATAATTACTTTAATAACCAGTTACATCGTCCGGTCGTGGCCTATGGCGATAGCTATGTTGATAGCGTCACACATTTCTTACTGCTCTCACGTTTTAAAAACGAGCTTAATGCGAACAGTAAGGTCGTTTTGCTGCTGGCACCCGATAGCTTTTATTCAGACGGGATTCCCCCGGCTATTTTCGCCAACAATTTCCCAGCGTCTATTTTTGATCTTTTGATGAAAGATGACCAGACGCGTCCCTTTCTGGTCAATTACTTACAACATATCGATAAAGAAGATATAAGCCATTTAACGTTCGGCCAAATGAAAGTCTATGGCTGGCACCCGCAAATTATCTGGCAGGAAGTGAGTTATCAATTTGCTAATTTCTGCGAGCTGATAAAAAACGACTGGCTGGCGATGTTAGGTATTGTCCCTCAGCCTGCGCAACCGTGGCCTCAGCAACCAACAGCCAACATAACTCCCGATTGGAATCACGAGTTGGCGCAGGCTCATGTGTTGAATCAGTCTCGTCAGCAAAGTGCAGACACATTGTGGATGGATAAGTCGGTGTTTGCCGATGATAAAACGCCGGAAGAGTGGGACGACGCACCGATTGTTCCGGCGCAGATGGAGGCGTTACGGGCAACGATCAAACTGCTGAAAGCGCGCAACGTCCAGTTTGTGGTGATTGTCGATCCGATTAATCCGTGGGCAATTAATAACTCCCAGAAATTCCAGCCCGTCGACAGCCAAATCCGATCGATGCTGGAGGAAAATCAGGTGCGTTATTTTGATATGTATGCGCAGCCTTATCAGAACGGTTGGAATTGGGACCGCCTGCATCCAACCGAACCCGCATGGGTCGCCATGGATCAATTTATTGCTGAGAGTTTTAAATGA
- a CDS encoding AMP-binding protein has protein sequence MKLHSELQELQDFLRAALLDPANPQQLAISGSDDAMTWQQLSAAVTDWSRRYQHCQQLDGAPVVLYGHQQAEFAVAIYSCLLHNIPYIPVDCIYPQERLNEICHLANAPYYYDVATRQFIATGEAGQALVEQDLAYIMFTSGSTGKPKGVQIGRESLWHFMKWVRQDFSLPDVPVLMNHAVFSFDLSLIPLLANLATGGHIVLNAKEDIAAENWLDRLKDNGVSVWVSTPSFAYQRLLSPQFNSEYLPELNVFVFIGEVLNKALVKQLRRRFPHAKILNSYGPTEATIATTVIEITDEILHSENDLLPVGAMMPDSRMEITSEGELIIWGKNVMRGYLGLAKENAEKLLNRESEAFRGYRTGDLGYEDGLLYCQGRNDSQIKLNGYRIEINEIENRLLAISDISEAVVLPLMKSGGGVLRIAAFCVTNLAPEAIKTSLSKVIPPYMVPSQIIIKDALPLNPNGKIDRKLLDTHARTI, from the coding sequence ATGAAACTTCACTCAGAGCTTCAGGAACTACAAGATTTCCTCCGGGCGGCATTACTCGACCCCGCGAACCCACAGCAGTTGGCGATTAGTGGCAGCGATGACGCGATGACCTGGCAACAGCTATCCGCCGCCGTGACAGACTGGTCGCGTCGTTATCAGCACTGCCAGCAGCTCGATGGCGCACCGGTCGTGTTATACGGCCATCAGCAGGCGGAATTCGCCGTGGCTATCTATAGCTGTCTGCTGCATAACATCCCGTATATTCCGGTGGATTGCATCTATCCTCAGGAGCGGCTTAACGAGATTTGCCACCTGGCGAATGCCCCTTATTATTACGATGTGGCTACCAGACAGTTCATTGCTACCGGTGAGGCAGGGCAGGCGTTAGTCGAGCAAGATCTTGCCTATATCATGTTCACCTCCGGCAGCACTGGAAAGCCTAAAGGCGTGCAGATCGGGCGTGAAAGCCTGTGGCACTTCATGAAGTGGGTGCGCCAGGACTTTTCGCTGCCAGACGTGCCGGTGCTGATGAACCATGCAGTGTTCAGCTTCGATCTCTCTCTAATTCCGCTGCTGGCGAATCTGGCTACTGGGGGGCACATCGTTCTGAATGCAAAAGAGGATATCGCGGCAGAAAACTGGCTCGATCGCCTGAAAGACAACGGTGTTTCGGTCTGGGTTTCAACGCCTTCTTTCGCCTACCAGAGGCTGCTCTCACCCCAGTTCAACAGTGAGTATTTACCTGAACTCAACGTCTTCGTGTTCATTGGCGAAGTGCTCAACAAAGCGCTGGTAAAACAGTTACGCCGTCGCTTCCCACACGCCAAAATTCTCAACTCCTATGGCCCAACGGAAGCGACTATCGCGACCACCGTCATCGAAATCACCGATGAAATCCTGCACAGTGAAAACGATCTGCTGCCGGTCGGCGCGATGATGCCGGACTCCAGAATGGAAATTACGTCTGAGGGTGAGCTGATCATTTGGGGCAAAAACGTCATGCGTGGCTACCTCGGGCTGGCGAAAGAGAATGCGGAGAAATTGCTGAATCGGGAGAGCGAAGCGTTCCGGGGCTACAGAACTGGCGACCTGGGCTACGAGGACGGGCTGCTGTACTGTCAGGGCCGCAATGACAGCCAGATCAAACTGAATGGTTACCGCATTGAAATCAACGAGATTGAAAATCGCCTGCTGGCGATCTCCGACATCAGCGAAGCGGTTGTTCTGCCGCTGATGAAATCGGGCGGTGGCGTTTTACGTATTGCAGCGTTCTGCGTGACGAACTTAGCGCCAGAAGCGATCAAAACATCGCTCTCGAAGGTGATTCCGCCTTACATGGTACCTTCCCAAATTATTATCAAAGATGCGTTGCCGCTTAATCCTAACGGCAAAATCGACCGTAAGCTGCTGGATACCCATGCCCGCACGATCTAA
- a CDS encoding LysR family transcriptional regulator — protein MLKENFNDLISFLVVARERSFTKAAAKLGLSQSALSHSIRGLEERLGVRLLTRTTRSVAPTEAGEKLAHSLGPHFADIESELVALGDMRERPAGNIRITAGEHAVDSILWPVLKPFLANYPDINVEITVDNALADIVLGRFDAGIRLGEQVEKDMIAVRVAPEMSMAVVGSPNYFARNPAPATPQDLQHHRCINMRLPTMGGIYAWEFEKNGREIKVRVEGQLTMNSLRQRIDAALIGLGLAYVPEDSVRDDIASGRLNRVLTEWCPPFPGYYLYYPSRKQHTTAFSLFVEALRYPR, from the coding sequence ATGTTAAAAGAAAATTTTAATGACCTCATTTCGTTCCTTGTGGTGGCAAGAGAACGTAGTTTTACCAAAGCGGCGGCGAAGCTCGGGCTTTCCCAGTCGGCACTAAGCCATTCGATTCGCGGCCTTGAAGAGCGACTTGGCGTGCGTTTGCTGACCCGAACCACGCGCAGCGTCGCGCCGACGGAAGCGGGAGAGAAGCTGGCGCATAGCCTCGGCCCGCACTTCGCGGATATTGAAAGCGAGCTGGTGGCGCTGGGCGACATGCGCGAACGGCCTGCGGGGAATATTCGTATCACGGCAGGGGAGCATGCGGTTGATTCAATATTATGGCCGGTGTTAAAGCCATTTTTGGCGAATTATCCCGATATTAACGTCGAAATTACGGTGGATAACGCCTTAGCCGATATTGTTCTCGGCCGCTTTGATGCGGGTATTCGCCTGGGTGAACAGGTGGAAAAAGACATGATTGCCGTGCGTGTCGCACCGGAAATGAGCATGGCGGTGGTCGGCTCCCCGAACTATTTTGCCCGCAATCCTGCCCCTGCGACGCCACAGGATTTGCAGCATCACCGCTGTATTAACATGCGCCTGCCGACGATGGGCGGCATTTACGCGTGGGAATTTGAAAAAAACGGTCGGGAAATCAAGGTCCGCGTTGAAGGACAGCTGACCATGAATAGCCTGCGTCAACGGATCGACGCGGCACTCATCGGGCTCGGTCTGGCCTATGTACCAGAAGACTCGGTACGAGATGACATCGCCAGTGGGCGCCTGAATCGGGTGCTAACGGAATGGTGCCCACCGTTCCCCGGCTACTACCTGTATTATCCCAGCCGCAAACAGCATACCACCGCCTTCTCACTGTTTGTGGAAGCGCTGCGCTACCCGCGTTAG
- a CDS encoding ABC transporter permease, protein MTNVSYSETTPFTAPSPPLRKPAALLTIVALTLSLLGFIPLGFVIGVSIDTGWETARALLLRPRVGELLTNTVLLVALTLPICTVLGVLLAWLTERTTLPARRLWSLLLTAPLAIPAFVQSYAWISTAPGLHGLPAGVFLSVVAYLPFLYLPCAATLRRLNPALEDVAATLGVPPITVFFRVVLPQLKLAIGGGLLLIALHLLAEYGLFAMIRFDTFTTAIFDQFQSTFNGPAANMLAGVLALLCLFLLCVDARVRGVTRYAHVGSGAPQVVTQVRLSRLPLLLALLLLATLVLLTLGVPFITLSRWLWFGGWEVWQRRELLDAFRQTMTLALSGAALTTLAAIPMAWLTIRHPSRLYRFLEGCNYITSSLPGIVVALALVTTTIHIIRPLYQTEFTVLLAYLLMFMPRALVNLRAGIAQAPVELEQVSASLGRSPLQTLMTVTVRLAAPGVATGATLVFLAIINELTATLLLAPNGTRTLATGFWALTSEIDYPAAAPYALILVLLSLPWTWFLYTQSQKMAGL, encoded by the coding sequence ATGACAAACGTTAGCTACAGCGAAACCACCCCGTTCACCGCCCCCTCTCCGCCATTACGCAAGCCAGCCGCGTTGCTGACGATCGTCGCCCTGACGTTATCCCTGTTGGGGTTTATTCCGCTGGGCTTTGTGATCGGCGTGAGCATTGATACCGGTTGGGAAACGGCGCGCGCGCTGCTCTTGCGCCCGCGCGTCGGCGAACTGCTGACCAACACGGTGCTGCTGGTTGCCCTGACGCTGCCGATTTGCACGGTGCTCGGCGTGCTGCTGGCCTGGCTGACGGAACGTACCACCCTGCCCGCCCGACGCCTGTGGTCACTGCTGCTCACCGCGCCGCTGGCAATACCCGCCTTTGTACAAAGCTATGCCTGGATCAGTACCGCGCCCGGCCTGCACGGCCTGCCGGCTGGCGTGTTTTTATCCGTCGTCGCCTATTTGCCGTTTCTGTATTTGCCGTGTGCCGCGACGCTGCGACGGCTTAATCCCGCGCTGGAAGATGTCGCGGCTACGCTGGGCGTGCCTCCTATTACCGTATTTTTCCGCGTGGTGCTGCCGCAGCTAAAGCTGGCTATCGGCGGCGGGCTGCTGTTGATTGCGCTGCATCTGCTGGCGGAGTATGGCCTGTTCGCTATGATCCGCTTCGATACCTTTACCACTGCAATTTTCGATCAGTTTCAGTCAACGTTTAACGGTCCGGCGGCCAACATGCTGGCCGGTGTGTTGGCGCTGCTGTGCCTGTTTCTGCTGTGTGTGGATGCCCGCGTGCGCGGCGTCACGCGCTATGCCCATGTCGGTTCCGGCGCGCCGCAGGTTGTCACGCAGGTACGTCTGTCGCGGCTTCCGCTGTTACTGGCTCTGCTGTTACTGGCGACACTGGTGCTGCTGACGCTCGGCGTGCCTTTTATTACGCTGTCTCGCTGGCTGTGGTTTGGCGGCTGGGAGGTGTGGCAGCGCCGCGAACTGCTTGATGCCTTTCGCCAGACCATGACGCTGGCGCTGAGCGGTGCCGCACTGACGACGCTGGCGGCGATCCCGATGGCCTGGCTGACGATTCGCCACCCCAGCCGCCTGTATCGGTTTCTGGAAGGGTGCAATTACATCACCAGCTCTCTGCCGGGTATCGTCGTCGCGCTGGCGCTGGTGACCACCACGATTCACATTATCAGACCGCTCTACCAGACCGAATTCACCGTGCTGCTGGCTTACCTGCTGATGTTTATGCCACGGGCGCTGGTTAATCTACGCGCCGGTATCGCACAGGCTCCGGTGGAGCTGGAACAGGTATCTGCGAGTCTCGGGCGTTCGCCGTTGCAGACATTAATGACAGTGACCGTTCGGCTGGCCGCGCCCGGCGTCGCCACTGGGGCAACGCTCGTCTTTCTGGCGATCATTAACGAGCTGACCGCCACGCTGCTGCTCGCTCCCAACGGCACCCGCACGCTGGCAACTGGCTTTTGGGCGCTCACCAGTGAGATCGACTATCCGGCGGCAGCACCCTACGCGCTTATTCTGGTTCTACTGTCGCTGCCGTGGACCTGGTTTCTCTACACGCAATCACAAAAAATGGCGGGGCTGTAA
- a CDS encoding iron ABC transporter substrate-binding protein, producing the protein MKLSFELLSSAVLFASGLALSASATAAENDEGIVIYNAQHENLVKSWVDGFTKETGIKVTLRNGSDTELGNQLVQEGKSSPADVFLTENSPSMVLVDNANLFAPLDNATLAQVPSDYRPSHGRWIGIAARSTVFVYNPTKFTDAQLPKSLADLAKPEWKGRWAASPSGADFQAIVSAYLELKGEQATQAWLKGMKENFTAYKGNSTVMKAVNAGQIDSGVIYHYYRFVDQAKTGENSNNTKLYYFKHKDPGAFVSISGGGVLASSKHAKDAQAFIKWITGKSGQELLRTNDAFEYAVGVNAASNDKLVPLKDLDAPKVDAAKLNSKKVVDLMTQAGLL; encoded by the coding sequence ATGAAGCTTAGTTTTGAATTGCTGAGTTCTGCCGTTTTATTCGCTTCCGGTTTGGCTCTCAGCGCGTCGGCAACCGCAGCAGAAAACGATGAAGGGATTGTGATTTACAATGCCCAACATGAAAACCTCGTGAAATCCTGGGTTGACGGTTTTACCAAAGAAACCGGCATCAAGGTGACGTTGCGCAATGGCAGCGACACCGAATTGGGTAACCAGCTGGTGCAGGAAGGGAAATCCTCCCCTGCCGATGTGTTCCTGACTGAGAATTCACCGTCGATGGTGCTGGTCGATAACGCCAATCTCTTTGCTCCGCTGGATAATGCGACCCTTGCTCAGGTGCCGTCTGACTATCGTCCATCCCACGGCCGCTGGATCGGGATTGCCGCACGCTCCACCGTCTTTGTCTACAATCCGACCAAATTTACCGATGCTCAACTGCCGAAATCCTTAGCCGATCTGGCGAAGCCAGAATGGAAAGGCCGCTGGGCCGCCTCCCCGTCCGGGGCAGATTTTCAGGCCATCGTCAGCGCCTATCTGGAGCTGAAGGGCGAGCAAGCCACACAAGCGTGGCTGAAAGGCATGAAAGAGAACTTCACCGCTTACAAAGGCAACAGCACGGTGATGAAAGCCGTGAACGCAGGACAGATTGATAGCGGCGTGATCTATCACTATTACCGTTTTGTCGATCAGGCTAAAACCGGCGAAAACAGTAACAACACGAAGCTGTACTACTTCAAGCATAAAGATCCGGGTGCGTTCGTCAGCATTTCCGGCGGCGGCGTACTGGCATCCAGCAAACATGCGAAAGACGCACAGGCCTTCATTAAGTGGATTACGGGCAAATCCGGTCAGGAGCTCTTGCGCACCAACGATGCGTTTGAATATGCCGTTGGCGTCAACGCGGCCTCAAATGACAAACTGGTTCCGCTGAAAGATCTGGATGCGCCGAAAGTCGATGCCGCCAAGCTCAACAGCAAAAAAGTCGTGGATCTGATGACGCAGGCAGGTCTGTTGTAA
- a CDS encoding PTS lactose/cellobiose transporter subunit IIA, producing MDVETRMIELIVKSGETRSCAMEALRSARRGEWDHVDELLKMAAVALNRAQLIQTGFIGNQSKEKANIELIVVHAQDHLMNAMLCRELAEEIIELRKEVSGVNLHMR from the coding sequence ATGGATGTAGAAACGCGGATGATTGAGCTTATCGTTAAATCTGGCGAAACACGTTCCTGCGCAATGGAAGCACTGAGATCCGCTCGCCGAGGGGAGTGGGATCACGTCGATGAATTATTAAAAATGGCGGCGGTGGCGCTGAACCGGGCGCAGTTGATCCAGACTGGATTTATTGGCAACCAGAGTAAGGAAAAAGCCAATATCGAACTTATCGTGGTGCACGCGCAGGATCACCTAATGAATGCGATGCTGTGTCGTGAGCTGGCTGAAGAGATTATTGAACTCAGAAAAGAGGTCTCTGGCGTCAATCTCCACATGCGCTAG
- a CDS encoding membrane-bound O-acyltransferase family protein has product MYSSGMFFFLLFSSALLFALVNRVFSYRLTYLSAFSVLAVFGWGYIFQGDYVIPVAVFLSFYILVTLKEKGWLKTWQAVSLTLLPLFLVKLHLNNHWGMIGLSFMTFRAIDVLLYRSKKDGRNFLHYFCYLFMPFIILAGPMYRWRTWLNDINKPVFTMTREQFLVAMEQIFTGIIQKFLFAMLINNLVIESWSHRPFTLSVGVVMSLAYSAYLYFDFAGYSNMAIGAGRLFGLNIPANFNLPILAKNPQDFWRRFHISLSEWLRDVVFMPIYMNLMKLDFFRQNKTLAQNIGIFCTLFCMGAWNGLERHYVISGALFGAISVAHNMLQWSAKRSPALSNCLHHPVIVFIGRILTLASAAASLYIFSGMSPL; this is encoded by the coding sequence ATGTACAGCTCCGGAATGTTTTTTTTCCTTCTGTTTTCATCAGCATTATTGTTTGCGCTGGTTAATCGCGTATTCAGTTATCGGCTGACGTATTTATCTGCCTTCTCCGTATTGGCGGTATTCGGCTGGGGATATATTTTCCAGGGGGATTACGTTATTCCCGTGGCGGTGTTCCTGAGCTTTTATATTCTCGTCACCTTAAAAGAGAAGGGGTGGTTAAAAACCTGGCAGGCGGTCAGCCTGACGTTGCTCCCGCTGTTTTTGGTGAAATTACACCTTAACAACCACTGGGGCATGATCGGCCTGTCCTTTATGACCTTCCGCGCCATTGATGTCCTGCTTTATCGCAGCAAAAAAGATGGTCGGAATTTCCTGCACTATTTCTGCTACCTCTTTATGCCTTTTATTATTCTGGCCGGCCCGATGTATCGCTGGCGGACATGGCTTAATGACATTAATAAACCCGTCTTCACGATGACCCGTGAACAGTTTTTAGTGGCGATGGAGCAGATTTTTACCGGCATTATTCAGAAATTTTTATTCGCTATGCTGATCAATAATCTGGTGATTGAGTCGTGGAGCCATCGCCCGTTTACGTTAAGCGTGGGTGTCGTAATGTCGCTGGCTTACAGCGCCTACCTTTACTTTGATTTTGCTGGCTACAGCAATATGGCTATCGGGGCTGGGCGTTTATTTGGTCTGAATATCCCGGCGAACTTCAATCTGCCTATTCTGGCGAAAAACCCGCAGGACTTCTGGCGTCGCTTCCACATCAGCCTGTCTGAATGGCTGAGGGACGTGGTCTTTATGCCGATTTATATGAATCTGATGAAGCTCGACTTTTTCCGACAGAACAAAACGTTGGCACAGAATATTGGCATCTTCTGCACCCTGTTTTGTATGGGGGCATGGAACGGGCTTGAACGACACTATGTTATCAGCGGCGCGCTGTTTGGCGCCATTTCCGTTGCTCACAACATGCTGCAATGGTCAGCCAAACGCAGTCCGGCACTGAGCAATTGTCTACACCATCCGGTTATTGTGTTCATCGGTCGAATTCTGACGCTGGCAAGCGCCGCGGCCTCCCTCTACATATTTAGCGGAATGTCCCCACTATGA
- a CDS encoding TauD/TfdA family dioxygenase — translation MDAFTLEDRFDYQPLTNSQGETCHFGVRIEPKQLGVHIGELSPTWLRTLVENQQLVILRGFDSFTSAENLTTYCEAIGDIMQWPFGAVLELVEQPDATDHIFANNYVPLHWDGMYLKTVPELQVFQCVSAIGEGQGGRTTFSSTTTALRLASPETKALWQRATGQYQRAVELYSSTAQAPIIEQHPYRTHPVIRFCEPPIAGDKEFLNPSTYHFSGIEPEEQEQLLSSLQHALYDPRVQYAHQWQSGDIAIADNYSLLHGRESYASQSGRHLRRVHIHAKQPLNNPHLVQPS, via the coding sequence ATGGACGCATTCACTTTAGAAGATCGATTTGATTATCAGCCTCTAACCAATTCTCAAGGTGAAACCTGTCATTTTGGTGTACGTATTGAGCCTAAACAGTTAGGCGTACACATTGGCGAGTTATCACCTACCTGGCTGCGTACATTGGTAGAAAACCAACAGTTAGTGATACTACGGGGCTTTGATAGCTTTACGAGTGCAGAAAATTTAACAACATACTGCGAAGCCATTGGCGACATTATGCAATGGCCGTTTGGCGCCGTGTTGGAGTTGGTTGAACAACCCGATGCTACCGACCATATCTTTGCTAACAACTATGTCCCCTTGCATTGGGACGGCATGTACCTTAAAACGGTGCCGGAATTACAAGTCTTTCAATGCGTATCAGCTATTGGCGAAGGTCAGGGAGGGCGAACCACGTTTTCGAGTACCACCACGGCGTTACGTCTGGCGTCACCCGAAACCAAAGCACTGTGGCAGCGTGCAACAGGTCAGTATCAGCGTGCAGTCGAGTTATACAGCAGTACCGCGCAGGCTCCTATTATCGAACAACACCCTTACCGTACTCATCCCGTCATTCGTTTTTGTGAACCGCCTATTGCTGGCGATAAAGAATTTTTGAACCCATCGACTTATCATTTCTCAGGTATTGAACCTGAAGAACAAGAGCAATTACTCAGTAGTTTGCAACATGCCTTATATGACCCACGGGTTCAGTATGCTCATCAGTGGCAAAGCGGCGATATTGCGATTGCAGATAACTACTCGTTACTACATGGCCGTGAATCTTATGCTAGCCAGAGTGGCCGTCATCTACGCCGCGTGCATATCCATGCTAAACAGCCACTGAATAATCCACATTTGGTGCAACCGTCATGA
- a CDS encoding acyl carrier protein produces the protein MEQEILALFEKILSRKVGFNDELIESDILDSILAVDLVLEVQDVYGCVIPPTEVATVLKTPADLARYIEENRG, from the coding sequence ATGGAACAAGAAATACTCGCGCTGTTTGAAAAGATCTTATCCCGTAAAGTGGGCTTTAACGATGAGCTAATTGAGTCCGATATTCTCGACTCTATTCTGGCGGTCGACTTGGTGCTGGAAGTGCAGGACGTTTACGGCTGCGTGATCCCACCAACCGAAGTCGCCACCGTTCTGAAGACCCCTGCGGACTTGGCTCGCTACATCGAAGAGAACCGCGGCTAA
- a CDS encoding ABC transporter ATP-binding protein has product MLELHHVSKSFNGRTVLSDIHLTLENSRRTAIVGPSGSGKTTLLRLIAGFEKPDSGIITLNGQTLCDNGLSVPAHQRGIGYVPQDGALFPHLCIADNIAFGLKGSKAEKQKRVDELMALVSLPAHLRKHSPHEISGGQQQRVALARALAQRPKLMLLDEPFSALDTGLRAATRKAVMDVLQQANVASILVTHDQGEALSFADHVVVMRDGQLSQSGSPWALYHQPASEDIATFLGETLILDAQIDGGQADCLLGRIAVDRPTASGKARIMLRPEQIAIQGVEVDSAEGNSAATVRATIRKVDFSGFVSTLTLHVHHAAADIIELKTVSHAAFAVGQQVSLSVNGAAHVFSQ; this is encoded by the coding sequence ATGTTGGAACTTCATCACGTCAGTAAAAGTTTTAACGGGCGCACCGTGCTGTCTGACATTCATCTGACGTTAGAAAACAGCCGCCGCACGGCGATTGTCGGCCCGTCCGGTTCAGGAAAAACCACGCTGCTGCGCCTGATTGCCGGGTTTGAAAAACCGGATAGCGGCATCATCACGCTGAACGGGCAGACGCTCTGTGATAACGGGCTTTCCGTTCCTGCCCATCAGCGCGGAATCGGCTATGTGCCGCAGGACGGCGCGCTGTTCCCGCATCTTTGTATCGCGGACAACATCGCATTTGGGCTCAAAGGATCGAAGGCAGAAAAACAAAAGCGCGTGGATGAGCTGATGGCGCTGGTTTCTCTTCCAGCGCATTTGCGGAAGCACTCGCCGCATGAGATTTCCGGCGGTCAGCAGCAGCGTGTCGCACTGGCTCGCGCGCTGGCACAGCGCCCTAAGTTGATGCTGCTGGATGAACCTTTTTCCGCGCTGGACACCGGCCTGCGTGCCGCCACCCGTAAAGCGGTGATGGACGTATTGCAGCAGGCTAACGTGGCGTCGATTCTGGTGACTCACGATCAGGGGGAAGCGCTGTCCTTTGCTGACCACGTTGTCGTCATGCGCGACGGCCAACTGTCGCAATCCGGCTCGCCGTGGGCGCTTTACCATCAGCCCGCCAGCGAAGACATCGCAACCTTCCTCGGCGAAACACTAATTCTTGATGCGCAGATCGACGGCGGTCAGGCTGACTGTCTGCTTGGACGCATCGCGGTGGATCGCCCAACCGCAAGCGGGAAGGCAAGAATCATGCTCAGACCAGAACAGATCGCGATTCAGGGCGTTGAGGTTGATAGCGCTGAGGGGAATAGCGCGGCGACAGTTCGCGCGACCATTCGTAAAGTTGATTTTTCCGGCTTCGTCTCGACGCTGACGCTACACGTCCATCACGCCGCAGCCGATATCATTGAACTGAAAACCGTCAGCCACGCCGCTTTTGCCGTCGGCCAACAGGTCAGCCTGAGTGTGAACGGTGCGGCACACGTTTTCAGTCAATAA
- a CDS encoding (R)-mandelonitrile lyase — protein MLAPAAIAGTEEKLKITRSGSHPSQPGPESYFSGNVRIDAPFQGTAPARVGGATVTFEPGARTAWHTHPLGQTLIVTQGRGWLQEWGGEIQEINQGDIVWIPEGVKHWHGATAQTAMTHIAIAESLNGSPVEWLEKVSDEQYGNGK, from the coding sequence ATGTTAGCCCCGGCTGCGATTGCCGGAACGGAGGAAAAATTGAAAATTACCCGCAGTGGTTCACACCCGTCCCAACCTGGCCCGGAAAGCTATTTTTCCGGCAATGTACGTATTGATGCGCCCTTTCAGGGCACCGCCCCGGCTCGGGTTGGCGGCGCGACGGTCACCTTTGAACCCGGTGCCCGCACGGCATGGCATACCCATCCGCTCGGTCAAACGCTAATCGTCACGCAGGGTCGGGGCTGGCTTCAGGAATGGGGTGGCGAGATTCAGGAAATCAATCAAGGTGATATTGTCTGGATACCCGAAGGCGTAAAACACTGGCACGGCGCGACGGCACAAACTGCGATGACGCACATTGCCATTGCCGAATCGCTTAACGGCAGCCCGGTCGAATGGCTGGAGAAAGTCAGCGACGAGCAGTACGGAAACGGGAAATAA